The DNA segment CGAGTGAGTTCCCGGGCCAATTGCCAGGCCTCAATATCTTCAAATCGTTTGATTTTCATCTTTTTTCTCGGATCTTGAATCGACGGTTCAGGTTTGTTTTTAACCTATGAACCCTGAACCTTGGAACCTGCGCCAGCGAAAAATGTAAATATTAATGTAAATATAAATATATACATTTTATCTGTCAAGGTGAAAATTCGAAGAAGGGGTTTTTCAGGTTTGCAAAAAGATCAGATGAGCCGTTGGGACAGGCGTCTCTGGCCGTAGCGCATGGGTAGAAAAATGGCCAGCAGGCAAAGAATCAATGCCAGACTAAAGGAGCCGATAATCCACATCCAGGTTGATAAGCTTATTATTTCATTACGAATACCGGCCATAAAAAGATTGTATACCGGACCGGCTTCGATGAGGACCACCAGACCGATAAACCCGGCGCAGCTGATCATAAACACCAGTCCGCCGAAACTGGTGATGGTCTGGGTCGGATTTTCGGCTTTAAAATCCGGAAACGCCGCCCCCAGACCGATACCCATTGAGACAATACCGGGGACCGCGAAAAAAACAGTAAGGGTTGAAAGGGTCATCATAAACGGTGTGACCTGCAACAAAATGTTGGTTGCGGTAATCAGAATCTCGGTCAAGATGAGCAGCGGAAGATAATAGATGAAAAATTTAATCCATAAAAACGTACGGATTGAAAGCGGAGAGGTTTTCACCAGCCAGAAAGCCTCTCTTTCCATACTGACCGCCGGATAGGCAAATCGGGCGGTTACGGCTGTCAGAACGAACAACGCCAGCCCCATGTTGAGAAAAGAAAACAGATTCTGCAGGTACACAGTTTTGATCGGTGATTTTTCAAGAGGCAGGACCTTAAAATTATAAACGTAAATCACCACCAGGGCAGCGATCAGAAAGATCTGCGTCCACTGGGTCTGGTCGCGCAGGAAGGTTTTGATTTCTTTGACGGTAAAGGATTTTATCGGGCCCGGTAGAAAGTTAAACAACCGATCGCCAATAACATTGCTTTTAAACAGACGCGCCGGGGCATTCTGCGTTTTTGAGAATCCTTTAAAATAAATCGCATCTGAAAGTAAGATCAGGAACAAAACCATCATCCCGGCAAAACTCAATGACAGCGCTGTAAAAAACAGACTGTTGCCAATGGCACCGGCCAGAGCAGACCGGATGCTGTCATATACCCAGCTGCTGGGCAAAAAGGGCGACGAGGGTGTTTGCAGCGAGGTGATATAGACCATAACGGTGTCAAAAACTTCCGGATCAACCAGCAGCTCCGGCTGTGAAAGGCGGATGGCCAGATAGATGATCACAAAAGAAAGAATCCCCATGAGAATAAAAACACTTTTCATGCGTGTGGCGGGGATAAAGATAACCGCGGTCATCACCAGCAGCGTGCTGATGGCCGAGGCGATGGCTGCCAGACACAGCATCGCAATCATCGTATTCAGATAATAAAAAATGCCGGCCTGATAGACTATGCCGTAGGAGATGAGTACCGGCAGGGTATAAACGATGACCATCCAGGCACTGTCAATGGTGCTGTCAATCCAGCGCGTAATAAAGATCTTATAGCTGGAGACCGGCAGCGAATGCACCAGCAAAAGGTCACGGGACAGGTACAGCTTGGAAAGCGAGGTGAGAATGCTGCTGAACAAAAGCAGGGCAAAAGACACCACCAGCATCATGGACAACAATTTGTACCCCAGAATATCTCCGATATCCTCGATGCCCTTAAAATATACCAGAACCCGCCAGGAAATGGCAAATATACCGCACCAGAAAAGCAGGCCAAAGGTACCGAGCAAGAAGAAACGTGCGCTGCTTTTGCCGTTGGTATTTGAAAAACCGCGATTCTTGATCGGCCAGATGCGCGGCTTAAATAGAGTCAGAACTTCGTTCATTTTAATTTTTTTAATTCACCGCCCGCTTCGCTCAAGGCGCAGAGTTCGTAGAGGTGATTTTTAATTTTTGCTTTCGGTTGACCTGCCGTCGCTAAAGCTATGGCAGGGCAGGGAGGACGGAAAGCAAAAAACAATTTGCCTCCGGCAAGAATCAAGGGCTCCGATAGTTTGCCGAGCTGTATTTGATAATAATAAAGCTTTTGCCGCGAAGCGGCTGAGTGGTTTTCATTTGTCGGCGTCTCGGCGACAAATGAAAAAAATACTTTCTCTGCGTCCTCTGCGTCTCTGCGGTGAATACCAATTCTTAAGTAGTGTTGTTAGTCAGATTTAAAAACACCTGCTCCAGGTCAGTCTCGCTGACATTGGCCGCCCGCTGCAATTCCTGGGTTGTGCCGGTGGCAATTAAGCGGCCCTTGTTAATGACGCCAATCCGGTCGCACGTATCCTGGGCAACTTTGAGCGTATGGGTAGACATAAAGACGGTCACACCCTTTTCGGCCAGCTCTCGGAAAAGCGCTTTGACCATAATAATGGCAGCCGGATCCAGCCCTACCATGGGTTCATCCACAATAATCACCTCCGGCTCGTGTAAAAGAGCGGCCGACATGATCAGCCGCTGTTTCATTCCGTGGGAATAGGATTCAACCAGGTCATCGGCCCAGTCTGCCAGTGAAAAATCTTTAAGGGTCTGGTAGGCAGCTGCCTGAAACCTTTCGTCCGAAACCCCATACAGATCCGCAGTGAATTTCAAAAATTCCATGCCACTGAGTTTTTCATAAAGATATGGGCGGTCGGGTATAAAGCCGATTTTACGTTTTGCCGCTTCAGGGGCATCTTGCATGTTGATACCGGTAATGCTGACCGTGCCTTTGGTGGGCTGGAGAATGCCGCCCATCATCTTAATCGTGGTGGTTTTGCCGGCACCATTGGGGCCGATAAAGCCGAAAACCTCTCCTTTTTTGACACAAAGGTTCAGATCATTGACGGCTTGAAAATCACCGTATTTTTTGGTCAGGTTATTTAGTTCAATCATATTTCAGGTTGGCCAGTTAAGCCCGTTGAGCCGGTTTTGCCCGTCTAAATTGAAAAATTACCCAATTTTATTCTTTTACCGGCAAACGGGTTCAGTAGATGAACATTGAATTTTATAAGATCATTTTAAGTATATCATACTAGATCATGGAACTGAATTTTTATAATTTTGCAGTCCGTTTTCTGTAGCGACGGACGACTGACAACAAGCTACTTTAAGACCGTCAACTGAATTTTGCCGATGACACCCATGATATCCAGCTGCCGTTCCGGTGAGCCGGTTGCAAAACGCAAATGGCTGACATCTGCCGGTAGCTGGCCGAAAACCGAATCAACAGTAACCCATTGACCCAGATACATGAGGTTCCAGGCATGATAGTAAAATCGGTCTTTCATATACACCAGCCCGGCCTCGATGCGGGTGGGAATACCGGCTGCGCGGCCAAGCGCCGCGAGCAGGACCGCGTGCTCGTTGCAGTCTCCGACTTTGTTTTCAAGGGTGGAAAGGGCATCAGGCAACGATAAAACCGGCCGTTTTTCGATCCGGGTGTATACCCAATTCATCAGTTTTTCCGCCCGGGTCAGCGGGGCGGCATCGCGATCCTCTTTTAAAATTTCAGCGACCAGATCCTGGATTTTTTGATTGTCTGATTGGATGAAGGGGCCCGGTTTTAAAAATATTTTTTCCAGGGCTGGCAGATTCTCCGGTGTTAGCTCTGAAGCCAGATCGCTCAGCGTTTCCTTTTTTACAGTCAGCACCTGTCCATTAAAGGTTTGTCGGCCGCCCTGCAGTTGCAGGTTCTCAAAGGGGATGCCCTCAATTTTTACCCGCAAAACTTTCAATGCCTCCGCATTTTCAATCTTGATGTTGGCGGCCACCGAAGCAAATGTCGTCAGATCCCGGCTCGACTGCAGGGCCAGGCTGTCGAGGGCATCTTTGCGATCGGTCTTTATCAAACTGATACCCAGCAACCCTTTTTCCTTTATAATATCGCCCTCTTTTCCAATCCAGGCCAGTTGGGATACACCTTTAAAATTCAAAGATACTTTGGTCGCCTGTTGATTGACGCCCCCAATCTCAATGCGTTCCGGGCCGATAACTTCGACAATGACATCCACCTGACCCATGGAAGCCGGATCAAATATGTTAAAAGCATATTTATCACCGGTCTTTAAATCGGTAGCGGCGACAGCATCCATAATACCGTTCATCAAATAGAGCTTATCGCTAAGCGGAATATCCAGCTTGCGACTCGAACCGGCGCTTTCAGTGGTGATCCGCAGGTTCTTGCCGTCAACTACGCCCTGAACGGAAAAGCGAAACCGACCGGAGCTGATTACGAAATCAAGCTCCTGAAGGGTAAAATCCGGATTCAACCGGCTCTTGGTGTTCAGGCTGATATTCTGGACCATCCCCATGGTATTGATGCGCATATGGACGGTTTCGGTCAGACGATAGCCCGTGGTGTCCGTATTGAATCGGGTGTGAGAAAAGCCGATTTTGCGATTTTCCTGGAAAATGTTCATCCAGGTGTTGCGCTCAGCAACGTCATTGATTGCCGACAGGGAAAGCGCGCGCGGGCGGAAGAATATTTTTTCCAATATTCCCAAACGAATACTGAAAAGAACAATAAAGGTCAGGGTAAAGATGCTGCCGGCAATCCAGAATGCTTTTGATTTATGGACGATCATACTAAAAATTTTAAAGGATGACTGGCAGTCTGTCAAATTTGGCGGGTTGGCCAACCGGAGATTTTGCGATGGAAACTGCTGCCGGTTCATGATATGGGCATATAGCTTGTGATTGCATTAATGGAAGAATTCAATGGCTTCAGGAAATGACATTGCCGGGTTGCCCGTCGCCAATTACGATTCTGATCGTAAAGGCATATTTATTCACAAAAACGAGCTAACCGAAAGCGGCTTTAAACAGGGTGACCGTTTTGTGCTTAAAGTCGGCCGGCAGGACCTTTTTGCCATCACCATAGTTAGAAATGACAAAGGCGATATCGTTTTTGACAAAAACGGCATTTTTATCAAGCGAACCCGCAGAATCGACATTTTGATGGGTGGTCTTTACGATGACTTTGTCCTATTCATTGATACCGACAGGCCGGGCACGATTAAGATAAAACCCCGGGAAGCGGTGATTAAAAACAATTACATGTAGAGATGCTGTTGAATGAGGAGGCGTTGATGGAATGCAGAACCGAAAAAAATCTTCAAAAATGCAATTGTAGTTATGAACCCTGTCCTCGCAAAGGAAATTGCTGCGACTGTCTAAGCTATCATCTGGCCAGCCGGGAATTGCCTGCCTGCTGTTTTCCGAATGACAGAGAACGCACCTATGACCGCTCATTTGAACATTTTGCCCGCTTAGTGGCCAAAAACCTGGTTTAAATACATCGCGTCCGGTGTCCAGAAACCTTCCCAAAAAAAAGCAACATCTCGCTCTACAGGATGATCATTTAAAACGTGATTTTTATGCGCGTAACACCCGGATCGTCGCCCGTGAATTGCTGGGGAAAAAGCTTGTCCGAAAATACCGAGGTCATGTCATAAGCGGTTTTGTTTGTGAGACCGAAGCCTATCTGGGCGCATCAGACAGCGCCAGCCACGCATTCAGGGGCAAGACGCCGCGCAATGCGGTTATGTTTGGACCAGCCGGCGTGGCCTATGTATATTTTGTTTACGGGATGCACTATTTACTGAATGTTGTAACCGAGGCGGAAGAAAATCCCTGTGCCGTACTCATCCGCGCCCTGGTGCCATTTGATGGTTTAAAACACATGCAGCGCCGTCGGGGCCGATCCGGCAAAGATCTGACAAACGGCCCGGCCAAATTATGCCAGGCGCTGGTGATCGATAAAGCGTTAAACGGGTGGGATCTGACTGCCGGCCGGAAACTATGGCTGGAAGCGCAGCCGTCGATACCGCAGCGATTGATTAAAAAAGGTCCCCGCATCGGAATTGATTATGCCAAGCCGGCCGACAGGCGCGTCGCCCTTCGCTTTTGGGTCGAGGAAAAATATATCTATGACACTATTTCAACTGGTGACTATAGCCGCAAGTAGCAAGATGATGGATACAAAATTCATTTTTACTTTTATTTAAACTGGTTTCAGAAGCTTTAGGTTTTGTTCGAGGACCAGGCGGGATTCAGTTCAAAAGTGGAGCGTACACGATAGTACGTGAGCATTTTGAACTGGATCCTAACGCAGTCATCGGACAAAAGATGAAATTTATGAAACCAGTTTGGAGGAGGGAGAGATGGCTTTAGATCCCGGCATCGGTTATAAAATCAAAGCGACCATCGCAGGCATAAAAGGCGATTGCAGTGCTGGCCATAAAGCGGGCGATAGCTTTGACATTAGTTGCCATAATCCGGCGGGACTTTGTGGCTGGTTTTATCACGATATTTTCCCCAGCCTGCAGACATTTCAATTCGGCGGCTCTTTGCCCTGGTGGCAGGGTGACACGATCCAATTGCAATGTCCGGATCCCATTAACGTTGTGACCATCGAGCTGGAGCGTATCGAGCGGGCTTAACACCGGTAAGCCCGGCGCGGGGTGCGATTTTAGGTGCACGGCAGCGAAGGCGTTCTGATGTTAACAATGGACATACCTGGCAGCGGAGAGAAAAATGGCAAAGATCGTTTACGGTGTATCCGGCGAGGGATCCGGTCACTCGTCCCGATCCCGCGAAATGCTCACCCATCTTCAGGCGCTGGGGCATACGGTAAAAGTGGTCAGCTATGACCGTGGCTATGCCAACCTCAAAGATGATTTCGATGTATTTGAGACTGAAGGGCTCCATATTGCCAGCCTTGATAACCGCGTTTCAAAAGTCAAAACCTTTACCGATAATTTAAAGCGTTTGCCCGAAGGGCACAAAAAGCTTCAATCCCTGCGAAAAGATGTTTTCAAAAAATTCCAGCCTGATTGTGTCATAACCGATTTTGAGCCCATGACCGCTTATCTGGCCAACCATTATGACCTGCCGCTGATCACCATCGATAACCAGCATCGCCTGCGCTACATGTCCTATCCCTGCCCGGCCCGTTTACAAGCCGATCGCAAAATGACGAAAACCATCATCCGGGCGATGGTGCCGCGGCCGGATGTATCACTGGTAACCACTTTTTACACGGGTGAGCCTTTGAATAACCGCACTTATTTTTTTCCGCCGATTCTGCGGCAAGCCGTATTATCCCTTCAACCCTCATGCAGGGGCCATATACTGGTGTATTTGACCAGCGGGTTTGAATCGTTTTTAAAAAGACTCAAATCTTTCACGCGTGAATCCTTTTTGGTTTACGGGGCCGGTAAAGAGGGCACGGATGGGCATCTGGCATTTAAGCCGTTCAGCAAATCCGGCTTTCTCCATGATCTGGCCACCTGTAAAGCCGTTATGGCGACCGCCGGTTTTACGCTCATGACCGAATCCTTTTATCTGCGCAAGCCTTATCTGGCGCTGCCGATGCAGGGCCAGTTTGAACAGGAAATCAATGGGTTTTTACTGGCACGCTTGAAATACGGCGTCAACTTAAGGCGCCCGAGCTCAGAAGCCATTGGTCATTTTTTGTATCGGATACCGGATTTTGCTGAAAATCTGAAAGCCTATCCGGCTCAGGACAATAGCGCCATTAAAGCCAGGCTCTGCGAGCTTTTGGAAGACAATTGTGCGCTTGCCGCTGATTTCCACGGCAAACGGATGCGTCTGATACCCTGAGCCCTTACCTGAGCTTCATCGAAAGGAAGGTGATTGTGTCTTGTAAAATCAGTGGTTTATTGGCGGCAATGGCAATTGCTTTTTTGGCACTGATGTGGACAGGCTGCGCTACACGGGGAACGGTGCAGGAAAGCGCAACGATTGCACTGCCACCGGCTGCAATCGCTTCATCCGCCGGCTGGTGGTACGCCAGCTTCCGCTTGCAATGGCCGGAAGAACAACCGGTTGAATGGTACTGGGATTTGTTGATCGCAGACAAAATCATCGCGCCGGTTTTAGGCGAATACAAAGACGACATTGATCTTTGGCGATTTCATCGTCGCGCCGTCCGTGATGAGACCGGTCATCAGTTTAGCTTCATTTTTTATGCATCTGCCGAAACGGCCTATCAGGTGTTTACGACGATACGTGCAAATGAATTGCTGGCAGAGATGATCATTACAGATGTTGTTATCCAGGAGCGCTATGATGATCCGAATCAGATCATCCGGCCCCGAATTGAAGATACCAGCGACGCCAGCTGGCCCGCAGCCATCCAAAGGAGCTGGCCCTACTATATTATGGGGGTTAGCCAGATGTGGCTGAACCTGATCAGCGAGGCATCGGCAGAAATGCCAAAATCTTACAGCCCGCTGTCAGTTCAGGAAAATGAGCAGCAATACAAAAAAATAGATGCGGCCATTGGTGACCTCTGGGAGCAGAACGGGCAACATGCCTTTTTGCATCATCTGGGCGGCCTGTTTGGCTATAAACCGATTCTCTTTCGCGAAAAACGAATGTTGAAATTTTAACCCAGCTGAAAGGAAGCGCCATGAACTTTATCTTCGCCAAAAAAATTTATACCGGCAAAAAAATCGTCTCTGATGCGCACCTTTTATTTAACGGCAAAAAAATCAGCGCTATTTCAAAAACAAAAAGCGGTCGCTCTTTAGGTAAATACGAGGTGCTCACCCCCGCCTTTGTCGATCCGCACAGCCACATCGGAATGGAACGGGCTGGAGAGCCAAGTACCGAAGGAGAGGCCAATGAGCATTCGGAGTCGATTCTGACATTGACGGATGCGCTGGATTCCATTCAAATGGATGACAAGGCCCTTAAAGATGCGGTCCAAATGGGCGTTTTGTATTCGTGTGTGCTGCCCGGCAGCGGTAATATTATCGGCGGCCTTTCGGCCGTCATTCGCAATTATGCTGCTTCCAGCACAGAGGCCTTGATCAGCCGGGCCGGCTTAAAATCGGCTTTTGGATTTAATCCGATGAAAACCAAGGATTGGAAGGGCAAACGCCCGACAACCCGCATGGGCGCTGTTGCCATGCTGCGCGGTCGTTTGGATGAGGTGCGGCAAAAAATACGGCAATACAACAAAGCCCGGGGCAGCAAAAAACAGGAAATTGTTTTTTCAGCCGAAGACAGGGTACTAAGAGATTTACTGGGACGCAAAATACGTCTCAGGGCGCATGTTCATAAAATAGATGATATTGCGGCACTTTTGCGGCTGGTGGATGAATTTAAAATTAATGTGACGGTCGACCACGCCGGCAATGTCTATCAAGCGGCTATTTTCAAGGAATTGAAAAGACGCAAAATACCGGTAGTTTACGGGCCCATTGATTCTTTTGCATACAAAGTTGAACTCAAACACGAGGATTGGCGCAATGTGCGCCATCTGCTGGCATCCGAGGTGGAATTTGGTCTCATGACCGATCATCCGGTTACCCTGGCGCGGCAGTTATTGTTGCAAACACGCTGGTTTATCCGCGCCGGTTTAAGCCGACAGCAGGCCATCGAGCTCATCTCGCGCCGCAACGCCCGACTCATCGGGATCGACCATATCCTCGGCTCTTTGGAAAAAGGCAAATGGGCATCGTTTGTATGCTGGAATGGCGACCCTTTTGACCTGACCTGCTATCCGGTGGCGGTGTATGGTGAAGGGGAGCTTTTGTATTCTGCGTCTTCTTAGTGTACAAGGGATGATTCCAAGATAGGCTCGGGTTTTAATCGCCCGGTTCCAGGTTCAAAGGTTCCCGGTTCAGGGTTTAGAGGTTTCAAAATGCAAGCCCCTTTCTTTTCTTTTTTCTCTTTTTAACCCTGAACCTCTGAACCCAGAACCCCGAACCCAAGAAAGAATTGTAGACCCATTTCAGCACAGAAGCGTCTAAAAATACGGTAATCCAACTAAAAATTAAAGGAATTGAGCATGACAAAGCATGACAAACGCGTTGCCCTGGTGACCGGTGCCAATCGGGGGATTGGATACACCATTGCAAAGGGGCTTGCCGAACGTGACATCACAGTGGTGCTGGGTGTGCGGGATCCAGGCAAAGGTGCGACTGCCTGTGCAGGGCTTCAGGGACAAGGGCTGGATGCCTATTTTGAGCTCCTGGATGTGACGGATGCGAAAAGCGTCCGAACTGCAATGACGCACATCCAGGATCAGTTCAACCGGCTGGATATCCTGGTCAACAATGCCGGTATTCTGATTGACGGTGATGCAGATGTGCTCAATGTAAGCCAGGACGTCATTCTCAAAACATTGCATACCAATGTTCTGGGGCCCTTGATGCTGTGCCAGGCGTGCATCCCGTTGATGAAAGCCGGCGGCTACGGTCGCATTGTCAATATGACCAGCACGCTGGGTTCCATGACGGAAATGGCCGATCCGGATTCAGGATATGCCGAGGTTGAAACGCCGGCATATCGTCTTTCCAAAGCGGCGCTAAACGCCATTACGACGTTGGTTGCTAAAAAGACCCGCAATAAAAACATTCTGGTAAACTCGGTTTGTCCGGGTTGGGTAAAGACGGATATGGGGGGTGAGCAGGCACCTTTGACCACCGAACAGGGCGCCGATACGCCGCTGTGGCTGGCCACCTTGCCGGACGGCGGTCCTACGGGCGGCTTTTATCGGGAACGCGAGCAGATTCCCTGGTAATAGGAAAGCCCGTTCAATCAGAGACACGGTACCATTTCGGCCCCACACCAGTCTTGCAAAACCTGTTTGGATGGATATAATAGTTT comes from the Desulfobacterales bacterium genome and includes:
- a CDS encoding ABC transporter ATP-binding protein codes for the protein MIELNNLTKKYGDFQAVNDLNLCVKKGEVFGFIGPNGAGKTTTIKMMGGILQPTKGTVSITGINMQDAPEAAKRKIGFIPDRPYLYEKLSGMEFLKFTADLYGVSDERFQAAAYQTLKDFSLADWADDLVESYSHGMKQRLIMSAALLHEPEVIIVDEPMVGLDPAAIIMVKALFRELAEKGVTVFMSTHTLKVAQDTCDRIGVINKGRLIATGTTQELQRAANVSETDLEQVFLNLTNNTT
- a CDS encoding transglutaminase-like domain-containing protein, yielding MIVHKSKAFWIAGSIFTLTFIVLFSIRLGILEKIFFRPRALSLSAINDVAERNTWMNIFQENRKIGFSHTRFNTDTTGYRLTETVHMRINTMGMVQNISLNTKSRLNPDFTLQELDFVISSGRFRFSVQGVVDGKNLRITTESAGSSRKLDIPLSDKLYLMNGIMDAVAATDLKTGDKYAFNIFDPASMGQVDVIVEVIGPERIEIGGVNQQATKVSLNFKGVSQLAWIGKEGDIIKEKGLLGISLIKTDRKDALDSLALQSSRDLTTFASVAANIKIENAEALKVLRVKIEGIPFENLQLQGGRQTFNGQVLTVKKETLSDLASELTPENLPALEKIFLKPGPFIQSDNQKIQDLVAEILKEDRDAAPLTRAEKLMNWVYTRIEKRPVLSLPDALSTLENKVGDCNEHAVLLAALGRAAGIPTRIEAGLVYMKDRFYYHAWNLMYLGQWVTVDSVFGQLPADVSHLRFATGSPERQLDIMGVIGKIQLTVLK
- a CDS encoding DUF6485 family protein, giving the protein MECRTEKNLQKCNCSYEPCPRKGNCCDCLSYHLASRELPACCFPNDRERTYDRSFEHFARLVAKNLV
- a CDS encoding DNA-3-methyladenine glycosylase; protein product: MSRNLPKKKQHLALQDDHLKRDFYARNTRIVARELLGKKLVRKYRGHVISGFVCETEAYLGASDSASHAFRGKTPRNAVMFGPAGVAYVYFVYGMHYLLNVVTEAEENPCAVLIRALVPFDGLKHMQRRRGRSGKDLTNGPAKLCQALVIDKALNGWDLTAGRKLWLEAQPSIPQRLIKKGPRIGIDYAKPADRRVALRFWVEEKYIYDTISTGDYSRK
- a CDS encoding TIGR04076 family protein, whose translation is MALDPGIGYKIKATIAGIKGDCSAGHKAGDSFDISCHNPAGLCGWFYHDIFPSLQTFQFGGSLPWWQGDTIQLQCPDPINVVTIELERIERA
- a CDS encoding glycosyltransferase family protein translates to MAKIVYGVSGEGSGHSSRSREMLTHLQALGHTVKVVSYDRGYANLKDDFDVFETEGLHIASLDNRVSKVKTFTDNLKRLPEGHKKLQSLRKDVFKKFQPDCVITDFEPMTAYLANHYDLPLITIDNQHRLRYMSYPCPARLQADRKMTKTIIRAMVPRPDVSLVTTFYTGEPLNNRTYFFPPILRQAVLSLQPSCRGHILVYLTSGFESFLKRLKSFTRESFLVYGAGKEGTDGHLAFKPFSKSGFLHDLATCKAVMATAGFTLMTESFYLRKPYLALPMQGQFEQEINGFLLARLKYGVNLRRPSSEAIGHFLYRIPDFAENLKAYPAQDNSAIKARLCELLEDNCALAADFHGKRMRLIP
- a CDS encoding amidohydrolase family protein, with the translated sequence MNFIFAKKIYTGKKIVSDAHLLFNGKKISAISKTKSGRSLGKYEVLTPAFVDPHSHIGMERAGEPSTEGEANEHSESILTLTDALDSIQMDDKALKDAVQMGVLYSCVLPGSGNIIGGLSAVIRNYAASSTEALISRAGLKSAFGFNPMKTKDWKGKRPTTRMGAVAMLRGRLDEVRQKIRQYNKARGSKKQEIVFSAEDRVLRDLLGRKIRLRAHVHKIDDIAALLRLVDEFKINVTVDHAGNVYQAAIFKELKRRKIPVVYGPIDSFAYKVELKHEDWRNVRHLLASEVEFGLMTDHPVTLARQLLLQTRWFIRAGLSRQQAIELISRRNARLIGIDHILGSLEKGKWASFVCWNGDPFDLTCYPVAVYGEGELLYSASS
- a CDS encoding SDR family oxidoreductase, with protein sequence MTKHDKRVALVTGANRGIGYTIAKGLAERDITVVLGVRDPGKGATACAGLQGQGLDAYFELLDVTDAKSVRTAMTHIQDQFNRLDILVNNAGILIDGDADVLNVSQDVILKTLHTNVLGPLMLCQACIPLMKAGGYGRIVNMTSTLGSMTEMADPDSGYAEVETPAYRLSKAALNAITTLVAKKTRNKNILVNSVCPGWVKTDMGGEQAPLTTEQGADTPLWLATLPDGGPTGGFYREREQIPW